gagtaaccTTTgagttacttcctgcaggtagtggagTTTGGTTACACAGAGAACAAGTAAGACATTCCCTTAACGTTTCTTTGCCTTCTTGCTACATGATAGAGAAActtttcttcaaacctttgctgTTAATATGGTGTTTGCATATTTCCTACCAATAACTGATCAATTTAAACATTACTTTGTGCTAGAGGTCCCTCTAGACCAGTATGAGATCTGATATGTGCTATATATACAAGAgatcatttctgtttctgattatttcttgtaattgAATGAATAACAAAGCTGATTCTGAATCATCTGGAAAaagttcagcagtttcaatatttaaaaaaaactctttctACATATTGAGAGTTCTCCCAGACAGGTTtatcagttaaccattttaaaggtaggactgTTGCTACCTTTTAAAGACCAACTATTATTGTTCTCTGCTTATGTACAACCTGAACAATCTGGCTGTTCTTGATAATAACTTCTTTTATGGTTTACTCctgagattggaggaatgttaatctgtgtttttcattgctgtaacaaatcatgtccccataaattcattgctataCTAGCCACATGTGGccttaattttcctctctgtccttctggccctataccCTCAAccatttgtgaaatattttgatGACATTTTGACACCCCCCAAGACTGACTATACagtttactttgaatcagagGACAGTGCaagctactagctgaccaaaattaaccatagagattTTGGAGAACTaaggacagatagagagacacagaaagtagTAGGATTGGAACTTAGAGTCTCAGCCCTTTTTTGGattaaggaaggagagaggaggttATTGGTTGCTTCGTTCCTGCTTTTCTGATCAGTCAGGTTCTTAACCCAATATCTGAtgcctgagtttttattgataaagaataatagaTAACACTTCATCTGGAgacccacattgggcaccatgtGTAATGAAtgtgtctttttctctcccacaagccagctcccaaataattacatagagattattaagccaatcacagtgacatatctttacacagtgtaatcaaatatctcacaacacttctccttttgtttaaatcCTCAGTTGTGTGCCTTTatggtgtgtatgggggggggggatttatgTGCATGGAAGGCAgtgcacagaagccagaggagagtCCTGTGGTATCATTCTCTTATtccatgagacagggtctctcactgagttgAAGCTAGCCTGGCGATCATCAATTGCCAccctcttctttctgttcttcaccttgcaaccacacctggctctgttttAACATACGGGCTAttgatttgaactcaagtccttatgtTTGTATAGCAAACCCAATCTCTTACagaaccatctcccagcccttaaaTCCACTTTCTACAACTGCTGAAGGGAATGTTTGGACTTAATAAATGAAATCCAGAGGTTGGGAATTTTTCCTTACTTTCTTAGGTGACCTTGGACATATGGCATGGatactctttttctcttgcttAATGCTCAAtgaatgggaaggaaagaaaagactaaaTGCACATGACAGACTGCAAATCTTGAAAAATCTACGTGCAATCATTATTAAAGCACTGTGACTCGAGTAATATTTACGTCTTCTATTTTTAGGAGTGGGAGTTTGTGAAGGCTCGGAAACAGGACTTGAGTAGAGTTTGCCCTACAGAGAAgcactttgctttctgtcttggTCTTACAGAATCAAACAGGCAGCTGTGCTGTGGTGACTGCAGGTAGACATTCCCCACCCAGACAGTCATGGTCTAGATCATCAGTGGTTATTGCTCGGGTGTCCACTGCTCACTGTCTTAAAAATGAAGTTGGATTTTCTGATCACTGTGCACGCACATCTGGATACTACTCTCTTCTAAGCTTAAAACTATCACAGTTAAGCTGTCACGTTTATTTCTACACATGTATTAGTCTTGTATGGAAGATAGTTTGTGTTTAAATTGGCACTATAAAGTAGAATCACCTTCAGCTCACCTTAGATTTGACTTCTGGTGCTATCTTGTTTATTCTGTGGCCATCTTCAAAACACTGAGTTCACTTTTTCCTAGTTCATAGAATTATAATCTGGAGCTCTCTAAATGACGgtgtattgcatttattttggcattgttttgtatctttatttttttttattttgttggtgggtttttgaaacagggtcttcctatgtGACTTGGGCTGATGTGAATATTGGAAACatcacctccacccccactctgCTCCTGAGCCTTGAGGGTCCATGCACGGACCATGACGTCTAGATTAATATTGCTGTaattgcacaaaaaaaaaaaaagcttttccaGCACCAGGTTGTGGGCATTAATGCAGAGCTCTGTCTTACTGTTGGTAGTCTCTTCTGGTGACTTGgatatttaactttctttttactgTCCAAACAGTGTGTGGGTCTCAACAGACCACGATGAAATTGAAAATGTGGCCAAACAGTTTGGGGCACAGGTTCATCGAAGAAGTTCTGAAACGTCCAAAGACAGCTCTACCTCACTAGACGCCATCGTAGAATTCCTTAATTATCACAATGGTGAGTCTGACTACTAGATTTACATTGTATGTGATCTGTAGCCATGTTTACCATTACACAAGATGTGGGTTAACATCTCATTTAAGATCTCAGTATCGCATGATGACCGGGACTGAGTGGGTGCAACagcttgtctttgtttttctccagaGGTTGACATTGTGGGGAATATCCAAGCCACGTCTCCATGTTTACATCCCACGGACCTTCAGAAAGTTGCAGAGATGATCCGAGAAGAAGGCTATGACTCTGTCTTCTCCGTTGTGAGGCGCCATCAGTTTCGGTGGAGTGAAATTCAGAAAGGAGGTAACTGGGCTCACTGTACTGAAAGTCAGGCTTTGTTCTGGTTTGTGATGTAGCACCATTAGCAGTAAGGAGAGCGAAGGAGCAGTGAGAGTGCTCGGTGCACAGCCGCAGAGGCAGTGGCAGTTAGTCCAGTCTAGACATTGTTATAAAGCAACATGGTAAACACCAGACTAACTCAGCCCCCGCCTCTTTAGACATCCTGGTTGTTTCTGTTAGTGGCAAAGCAGACTTGTCAGGTTTTAGATCAGCTCCTTTTGTGTTGGTTCTTGGCCTGTCAGATGAACACCAAGCCACACCAACCCTCCATACTAAATTCGTGCAGCATGGATAATCCTGACGTCAGAGTGTTGAGGGTGATGTGCTGTGAGAGTCCGTTGAGTAAGCTCAGTATTTTAGGTTAAAGAGATGACAGACCCAGGAGCAATTGTCATCCACCTTAAGGAAGTGGGGATTGCTTGAGCAAGCGCCTCACATAAGCCAGAGTTAGTGCTGGGCACTGCTGTTTCATCTTTTCATGTACCATGACTCCGGAGCCCCCAGGAAGCAGAATGCTGCAGGTGGATGGTGTCTAAACCAGTCTGGTAATTCATGGGCTCTGTTATGTTTCGTGTTTATAAAATCATAGCTGCTAACCGTGTCAGTTGTATAATCAGTAAGTCACATTTTCTGTGACACTTTCTGTCCTTGTTAGAGTAGATATGCACTTCACCATGGTGGTCCTAGCACCGCTCAAGCTGCAGGTGTTAACCATGCCAAACTGAAATGTCTCTTACCTATCGCATGGGTATGGGGAGATGACTTGACTAGTAAAGCATTTGCCACAGCATATGAGGCCCAGCATTCTGATCCCCAAAACCTGTGTAAAGATGGGTGGGTGTGGCAGCCTCCTGTAAAGAGAGACGGGGATTCCTGGGAAAGTTGGCTGGCTAGCATCGTCAGTCTGCcatctctgggtttgattgacaAACCCAGCTGTACAACATGAAGTGCAGAGAACTGTAGGAAAATGCCTAAGGCAAATGTTGGGTGGGCCTGCAGTCCTATGCAccaccccccacatgcacacacatgtgctcttaCATGTGTGACCATCGTAGCCCTGTGCACACACCCAATAGAAGGAAAAGTACACACTGCACTTGTCATGGAGatgctgtcttctgtcttccgCACTTTCTTCTCCGCACTGCAGCCACCATCCTACGGTTGTTTCTGCAAGTGTAGCACGTCGTCTTCCTCGGGCTGCGCATAAAGTCCCTGTCTTCTCTCCCCCCATTGTGTGGCAGTGTTTTCTTAGTTCCCCCACAGTAGGCTGAAAACTGCCAGCAGCAGTGAAACTGTCCCAGACACTGGCCTTGCTTTGCTCTAtagtgttttctttgtctctgtctggaATCCATTCTGTTAGTTTTGAGTAGTTTCCGGTTTGTGTTTCCCAGTCTGCTCTGCTCTCCCTACTTCTCTGCCTGCTTTTGAGCAATCCCCGGTGGCCTGAGGGTGTTAACTCCCTTCAGCCAGTTTTAATCATTGAATTACTtcagggttgttgttgttgttgtatttctCGTCTGCATATTTGAGTTTGTTTTGGGGAATTCCTTTCCCTGTTGAAATTTCCATGCTTATGCATTTTCAAGATCTTTCTTTTACGTCTTTAGTATACATATGGCAGTTACTAGAAAGTTCTTGGTGCAAATTTCAGCATTTTTGCTCTTTTcgctgagtcatttctcctacTGCTTGTCCTCTTGAATGtgaccttcctgtttctgcttctctgggCATCTCATGGTATGGTGTGCACCTGCCACAGACACTGGAACCCACATTTTCCTTCAGGAAGGACTTACCTCCATCGCTGAGACACAGAGATAAGGGGCTGATAATGGTGGTCCAGAGAGAAGTTGTACTAGACTCACTCTGGAATCCCAGTCCACTGCTCAGTATGGTGCTAATTATGGGAAGGTCTTGTAGCTTCAATTGCCCCCCAGTCAACCACTGTAGACAGTGTAGGAGACACCACATCACACAGGGCTGTAGGACAGGAGATGCCATTACACAGGGCTGGCTGTAGGACAGGAGACGCCATCACACAGGGCTGGCTGTAGGACAGGAGACGCCATCACACAGGGCTGGCTGTAGGACAGGAGACACCATCATACANNNNNNNNNNNNNNNNNNNNNNNNNNNNNNNNNNNNNNNNNNNNNNNNNNNNNNNNNNNNNNNNNNNNNNNNNNNNNNNNNNNNNNNNNNNNNNNNNNNNNNNNNNNNNNNNNNNNNNNNNNNNNNNNNNNNNNNNNNNNNNNNNNNNNNNNNNNNNNNNNNNNNNNNNNNNNNNNNNNNNNNNNNNNNNNNNNNNNNNNNNNNNNNNNNNNNNNNNNNNNNNNNNNNNNGCCATCACACAGGGCTGTAGGACAGGAGACGCCATCACACAGGGCTGTAGGACAGGAGACACCATCACACAGGGCTGTAGGAAGGAGATGACAGCCCTCTGCTGCTATGAAATTCTTGCCCAGTCTCTAGTCCGCccatctgcccccaccccatgtaGGACATGCAATGGGAAGAATTGGGATACAGGTGTGTTCCCCGTACCTTACAGTCTGTACACATCCATGAATCTGAACCTTCCCTCAGGTCTTCACACAGCAGACTCCCTCTGCTTGTGCCCAGTGTGAGCTTGCTCACCTGCCCTTATAGTCCATAAAGTGTCTCCCGGGAGAAGGGTTTGTTCTGCCCCATCATGTTGAGTCTCCTGGACTTTTAGCTGCCTGTCTACATTTCTGTTGCAAGGTCACTGAAGGGGAGAGCTCCCTCGTCTGCATCTCCAGGCGCTTATAAAGTGTTGCCACTGGCTATTCAAACATATTTGCTGGATTTTCCTACTTTGTTAGACACCAGTTGGATGGTCCAGAACATGGTTAGGGAGGGAAGTGGGTAGAGGTTAGTCATGGGAGCATTCTCATGCCAAAGTAAAGGATTCTGAAGTGACAGcaacatgcacatgtacatatgcacatagtATATACTgccaaatatacatacacatgcatgtatccCCAAACACATCTTCATATGCAGAATCTGGGGAAATGCAATGAGGGGGAAGGATACCTCCATATTGCTAGCCAGGCTCCACTGTTCCACCCATTGTACTGATTAATGTTGACACTGCTGGGCTTTCATTATCTATattatcaatatttatttttgtggttcatatgttttaaaaaccaaataaaaacatttacaaatttCCACTGGTATAAATAAAGCTTTGATATAGGCTAGGAGTATAGGTCAGTTGGCAAAGTATtggcctagcatgcacgaggccctgagttcagatcagcATTGCTAATACTGGGcgtgttggcacatgcctgtcatgtCATTACATCACTCAGGAAGTACAACCAGGAGCATCAGAAGCTTAAGGTCATAAGCGGCTgagtgtttgaggccagtttggattACAGCCAGTGATTGAATGGGAAAGTCCTTAGGTTTCCACCATCGCGCTATGAAAACACTTTCTGACCATGGTAGTTGAATACTCACACACTGTATTTCTGACCATGGGGGatgaatgcacacacactgtatttCTGACCATGGGGGATGAATGCACGCACACTGTATTTCTGCAGCTGGAATACCGAGAATGGACTAAAGAGGTCAAGTACGGGATGATATTCTATGACAAGACCCCCTTTGGGAACTGTTTGAAGGCTGCCTGCAGGCCCCCAACACCACAGTACTTCTGTTAATACCCTCAACCTGAATTACTCTGAATTCTTTCATGACTTACTTTTTCTGATAGTAACTATTTACAAGTAGATACAAATTATTAGAATGTTAGCAATTGTTGCTTTAGAAGTAGCACCGTTTGCTTATGTAGATACAGATGTATGCATTCTGAGGGGGTCTTTATTTGTGCTTTTACTGAGTGAACAGTGTCTATTCTAAGTAATGTAGACTACTGTAGCTTTTGCTTTTAGTTCGTGAAGTGACTGAGCCCCTGAACTTGAATCCAGCCAAACGGCCTCGTCGACAAGACTGGGATGGAGAATTATATGAGAACGgctcattttattttgctaaaagacatttgatagAGATGGGTTACTTACAGGTTTGTATATCCATTTTATACAACTCATCAACCCTCTGTGTTGTGCTGGGAGTTCTGGAGAGAAGCGGCTGTGCCAGCTCTAGAGGAAAGGTGGGGTTATTATCTGTCCTGGTCCAGCAGCTTTAccccaaggtcatcctcagaatTCACAGTGGACACCTGCAGAGTCTGTTCCGTGGAATGCTGAGATAACAGCCGTGTAAGGGCTGAGGGCTGACAGCGTCTTACTGTTCCCATTAAGCCTTGCAGGTTGTTTGTGGTCCACATTAGGTTACAATTAGATTGTGGCTGTGTGGTTAAGTCATTTCTACTACTTTAAATCAGAAAACAACCAGCTCAGTGGTTCTGAGTGCGCATGGACCTGGTTTTCTGGAAGGCCAAATTCTATGTCTCTTTCTGTGTCACCTTGACTATTGCCCCATGGGCGTGCtcgctgtttttgttttgaaaggagGGGACTGGTGTCTCTCCTTCTTAGATCACAGACCGGAAAATTGGTTCACTTTCATTATAGCTGCCAAGCACTCTTACCGTGTGTGGGCTGTGGACAACACTCTGGTTGCCCCAGCAATCTGCACAGCTGCTGAGAAACGTGGTCACACTACCGTACCTTACAGagctctgaaataaaataatgaggaGCTGACCcaagttaggagcactggctgctcttccagaggagcaaggttcaattccccgcacctgcatggcagctcataaccatctgtaattccagctctagcaGATTCAACACCTTctgctggcctccttgggcactgtatgcatgtggtgcacagacataaatgcaaacaaaacattctatatacatagaaataaatttttataaatgaagtaATTCAAGACAGAAACAGTCCTGTTGAGATTTAGGCCCTTATTTTAGGGTCAGAGGCCTGGGGAGCGGGAATGAGGAAGTGTCTTGGCTGCCCATTGATACAGCGTCAGAGGAACAGTCATGCTCTTGCCCTGTGCCCAGACACTGCCTCAGCCTTGACATGCGCCGTGCACCCCGGGACCTGAGGCAGTCTGTGCGGCGGTAGTTGCAGGTGTCCACCCCTGACCAAAGACCTGAAAATCACACGTTGCTATTAGATGAGAGTGAGATTTGTGGAGAGGAAGCCGCTGCTCTCAGACTCCTCAGAAAGCTCTTGTGTCAGAGTGCTGGAGGGAGGGTCTGCCATCTCAGTTAAGACAGGTCTGTTTTAAAGGGGACAGGGACCGGCCATGGTAGACAGAATCTGAAAAATCACGTGTTTGGTTTGAACTTTGTTTTCAGAATAATCACGGCGGGTGTGTTGCTGATACTGGGTTATCTGTTTTCTCAATAATGCACCCCAAATCTACGCTGCATATACATAAGTGACTCTCAGGACACTCACAGCATCTCCATTGTCTTTAGGGTGGAAAAATGGCATATTATGAAATGCGAGCTGAGCATAGTGTGGACATAGACGTGGACATTGACTGGCCGATTGCAGAGCAAAGAGTTTTGaggtaaaagaaggaaaagagcctgtGGTAGCTGTGGGCTGGAACACAGAGCTGTTTTCAGTATGTTTAACCAGCCTTGAAGACATTGGTTTGAGATAGTATTTGAACTCGGTTTCTTTGAATGGGGAAGTGTGCATATAAACCACACTTACAAGTAATGACTTATATTGTAAGCTATGAGGTGCACTGCATGGTTTGGCTGAGCAGTGAGTTCTCTCGCTGTCCGTGAAGTACACAGTGAAGCAAATCTGAAGAGTGATGTCTGAGTGACCAGATGCTGCTGTCGCTCCTTGGCCAGCGTGAGGGGTGCGCGTTTGTACTCAGAGgtctgtcttggtttcttttagatttggctattttggaaaagagaaactgaaggaGATAAAACTTTTGGTTTGCAATATTGATGGATGTCTCACCAATGGCCACATTTATGTATCAGGAgaccaaaaagaaataatatcttATGATGTAAAAGATGCTATTGGCATAAGTTTATTGAAGAAGAATGGCATTGAGGTATGCGATCCCTGGATGTAGCAGTATGTACTCGATGTGATTCAAGGTCAGAAACATCCCAGTAATTAAGAGATTTAAGGTTTTGCTAATTACATAAAGTCTTCAAAGTACTGCTTGATGTATGCTTAAAGAACTCTGACACTGGAAAGATGAAGGGAATTTTCCAGTTCGTTAAAATCTATCTAATCATACTCTAAACACACCTCTTCATTTTCCTTAGAACCTTGGAATGAGATATATTTCCTTAATTTGTGTTGACAACTAGACAGGGCAGACACCTTGTAGACTTTCTAACCCCGGCCTGTGCACGAGAATGAAATTGTTCATTCAGAATCATTTAATGTATAGTTGAATTTCTTAAAACAAAGATTAAGCCAGGCCTGCTGACACAGACCTGAAACCCAGGGACTGGGAAgctgagacaaacaaacaaacaaacaacaacaacaacaaaaccagaaacaaaaaaatcatgaattGAGGAACTGACTATGTAActcagcaagaccttgtctcaggatAAAACACGAAGAGTTACTGAAGCTGTAACTCAGTGATAAAACATTGCCTCGCATGCTTGCACAATACCTTGGATTCAATCCACAGTTCTGGAAGGAGAAAGTTAAATAATTACAGTTCACTAGAAATCTTCGCTAGATGATGCTCTACAGCATGAGGTGGGTGTTCCTTCTGAGCAGCTGTGTGTCACCTTAGTGGGCCGTAGAAGTCAAGCATGCTTTGTTTGCTGTGATTTTCCTAACTGGCCCTTCAGAAAGTCAGAGGCCCACTCATCTGTGACTCGAGTCTTCTCGGCTTGATTTCTTATCCGGCCTATCTGATTTCCTCCTTCGAACCTCTTCCTTTCCAGGTGAGATTCATCTCAGAAAGGGCCTGCTCCAAGCAGACACTCTCTGCCTTAAAGTTGGACTGCAAAATGGAAGTCAGTGTGTCAGACAAGTTGGCCATCGTGGAtgagtggaggaaggagatgggCCTGTGCTGGAAAGAAGTGGCCTATCTCGGTGGGTCATTTGCAGATCTGCTTATCCTGTCAGAATAACCAGAAGGAAAAGTCCCCAAATGACTGTAGGGAAATGGATGTCCATTAAACTGCAGAGCTGAGTATTAGAATAGTCTGGGCCAGTGGGAAATGGCAATCACTGCCAAATCAGGTGACCAGAGTTCCATCCCAGGATATCCgtggaagaaggagagagctgacctTTGAAAAATGCCCTACCCTTTTAATTTCTACAAGGTTAGGGTCAGCACATGCTtactccccccacacacaaataaataaataaacaaataaataaataagcaagcagcTATTCTGAAGGCTACCATGACAGTGTGGGTTTTCCCAGCACACACCGTGGAGTCTTGCTGTACTCCATCAGTGAACTGGAGGTGTCGGGAGTACACGGTGCCTTAGAGCTGCTACAGAGATTCATGCAACTGAAGCAGAGCACCTGGAGTTTCTAGTACACCAGAAcaatttttactgtttgtttttcacaAGTTCCAGttttaagacagaaattggggtaaTGTGCCAATGATGGGGAGATAAAGAATCTGCCTAAATTGCCGAAGACTGCAGCTCCTGCACACAGTGGATGCTAACCACTGTGCTGACATCTGTGTTTATCGGCATGTTCAGATATGTCTGAGACTTTTCAGGTTACTATTAAGCAGATGTGCAGAGCGGGTCCCCACAGTGCAGGCAAGGAACCATAAACATTGTGTGTGCAGAACTGGCCACCCCATGATGTCAGCATGGTAAGTATTCAGACAGACTAGTTGCTAAGGTGCACACTAACTACAGATCATGCATGAAGTACATACGGGCAGACCACACCAGCCTCACAGTTGCCTGAGCCTGTGGTCTTGAGATGCTGGAATAGCTTTGGAAccaaatatagagaaaaatgtagtttgTTGTAGGAAGCAGCAGCCATGCAATACATAGGATCCCTGCTGTGTCCATTCTCTGTGAGGCCTCAAGGGAGCTCTCATATGACTGACTTTACATATTCaacaaattaaacaaacattAGAAAAAGACCCAAAGATAAACAGAAGGCTTCACATTGTGTGGGAAATGTGTCATCTATGTAGGCAGAGGCCTAGAGGCAGACTCCAGAAGACAGAGGAGCAGTGATAATCATGCCGGGTGGTGTCCTTTGTTtgcatttaagaaaatgttcctaTTGTGGATATATATGGCTTATACCAGACAACAGCAACCCTAGACTTCCTGAATCTTACCTCAGAATATGAGCAGTGTTTGGAATGGGTGCATAGAAACACatgccagggctagagagatggctcagaggttaggagtgcaggctcttctctctgaggacccaggtttagttctcaatgataagtccagttccagagattCAGCGCCCTCTTCGGGCATCCACAGGACCTGCGTGagtgtggtgtacagacatacatgctggcaaaacattgctacacataaaattaaaaataatcttgttaGATTTCTTGACAGTATTAGTGCTGTAACAGGCATGTTGGAGtgtgcctgtgacctcagcatgGGATGGCAGCGGGATTGCAGGCTCAAGCTTACATCTCAACAACTCTCATAATAAAAGTGTAATTTCTGATAATTATAATACACACTGGGTAAAGGGAATATATACTCCACTCTCCCTCCATAGCTGGTAAGAACTTGTTCTGAATTGCTCAAGGAAAGCCCTGTTCTCACTTGTGCCTACaggtgttgttttgttctgttggaTTGTTGGTGTCCCTGTCATCTATGGGTTGACATTTGTCGTTTGCATCATTTAGCTAGAACATTCTGTGTCTCTTTCATACATGAATGATGTTCATCTCACTTGCAGGCAATGAAGTGTCTGATGAAGAATGCCTGAAGAGAGCAGGTCTCAGCGCCGTTCCTGCTGACGCCTGCTCCGGGGCCCAGAAGGCTGTGGGGTACATATGCAAATGCGGCGGTGGCCGGGGAGCCATCCGGGAGTTCGCCGAGCACATTTTCCTCATGATAGAGAAGGTTAATAACTCATGCCAAAAGTAGAGATCCGTGTCGTGTGGGGAAGCAGGGATGTAGGCTCCTTCAGCCACTTTGCTTTGGCTTTGATCACATCCCATGGTGTAATTCACAGACGTGTGATCTGATGTGTGAGTTACCTGACTCTTTTCAAAGACTTTTCTCAAATCATTGTTCCAGGACCCACAAGATAATCATGTCTGCTTTCCTCTGGTGCAAGGTGATTGATTACTGAGGGATTGATCTAGTGTTCCGCAGACTCT
The Microtus ochrogaster isolate Prairie Vole_2 chromosome 14 unlocalized genomic scaffold, MicOch1.0 chr14_random_2, whole genome shotgun sequence genome window above contains:
- the Cmas gene encoding N-acylneuraminate cytidylyltransferase; translation: MDALEKGAATSVPAPRGRPSRGRPPKLQRSRGAGRGLEKPPHLAALVLARGGSKGIPLKNIKRLAGVPLIGWVLRAALDAGVFQSVWVSTDHDEIENVAKQFGAQVHRRSSETSKDSSTSLDAIVEFLNYHNEVDIVGNIQATSPCLHPTDLQKVAEMIREEGYDSVFSVVRRHQFRWSEIQKGVREVTEPLNLNPAKRPRRQDWDGELYENGSFYFAKRHLIEMGYLQGGKMAYYEMRAEHSVDIDVDIDWPIAEQRVLRFGYFGKEKLKEIKLLVCNIDGCLTNGHIYVSGDQKEIISYDVKDAIGISLLKKNGIEVRFISERACSKQTLSALKLDCKMEVSVSDKLAIVDEWRKEMGLCWKEVAYLGNEVSDEECLKRAGLSAVPADACSGAQKAVGYICKCGGGRGAIREFAEHIFLMIEKVNNSCQK